The following are encoded together in the Mycteria americana isolate JAX WOST 10 ecotype Jacksonville Zoo and Gardens chromosome 2, USCA_MyAme_1.0, whole genome shotgun sequence genome:
- the SRI gene encoding sorcin codes for MAFPGQPAPGGGFYQGGYGGAPGGPAFPGQAQDPLYGYFAAVAGQDGQIDADELQRCLTQSGIAGAYKPFNLETCRLMISMLDRDMSGTLGFNEFQELWAVVNGWKQHFLSFDSDRSGTVDRQELEKALMNMGFRLSPQAVTAITRRYSTRGKITFDDYIACCVKLRALTECFRRRDTSQQGFVNFQYDDFIQCVMSV; via the exons ATGGCGTTTCCCGGGCAGCCGGCGCCCGGCGGCGGTTTCTACCAGGGCGGG TATGGAGGAGCTCCAGGAGGACCAGCATTCCCTGGACAAGCTCAGGATCCTTTGTATGGTTATTTTGCTGCAGTAGCAGGGCAG GATGGACAAATAGATGCTGATGAGCTACAGAGATGTCTCACCCAGTCAGGGATTGCAGGAGCATATAAAC CTTTCAACTTAGAGACTTGCAGACTCATGATCTCAATGCTGGAT AGGGATATGTCTGGCACACTGGGATTTAATGAGTTTCAAGAACTCTGGGCTGTGGTCAATGGCTGGAAGCAACACTTCCTAAGTTTTGACAGTGATAGAAGTGGTACAGTGGATCGTCAAGAACTGGAGAAAGCCTTGATGAATATGG gATTTAGACTGAGCCCGCAGGCAGTGACTGCAATCACAAGGCGATACAGCACTCGTGGAAAGATTACATTTGATGATTACATTGCCTGCTGTGTGAAACTCAGAGCTCTCACTG AATGTTTTAGAAGAAGGGATACATCTCAGCAGGGTTTTGTGAACTTCCAGTATGATGAT TTCATACAGTGTGTTATGAGCGTctaa